The proteins below come from a single Streptomyces sp. M92 genomic window:
- a CDS encoding polysialyltransferase family glycosyltransferase encodes MSVPYTPFPDAPAPADAAARRRTTQIFCASTLYGAATLAAAIDAECFGPADRRILLVTNNGATPELSPAFDSSPAFAHLRDRFDTVLSWNEVIAPFHPGGWSPRADDQPLWERHLRLLWGLGEDRIELAVESIQVDPALAICQIFGGTPVDVYADGLMSYGPTRFRIDPLVGTRVRRLLHLDLVPGLKPLLLTEFGVEPELVPTDAFLKVLDELGGTAGAAAATPGTEGAALLLGQYLSALGILTAEEEEDLHLQMLRGVVRLGHRRVVFKPHPSAPVLWSQALEREARHLGAELTVLDTPVLAEVLYRRMSPELVVGCFSTALLTASALYGLPVARTGTGTLLERLAPYENSNRVPVTIVDALLPDLADGPAVAQRRRGMDVAELTDLVRTVGYAMQAKLYPGLRPTAEKFLSTRLDSHTWRYFKRRRIASLALPGVVPSQLAFIPRNATVRRVARRARHFKRVVGR; translated from the coding sequence ATGAGCGTCCCGTACACACCCTTCCCGGACGCGCCGGCGCCTGCCGACGCCGCCGCCCGCCGCCGCACCACGCAGATCTTCTGCGCCTCGACGCTGTACGGCGCCGCGACCCTGGCGGCCGCGATCGACGCGGAGTGCTTCGGACCGGCCGACCGGCGGATCCTGCTGGTCACCAACAACGGTGCCACTCCGGAACTGAGTCCGGCCTTCGACTCCTCCCCGGCCTTCGCGCACCTGCGGGACCGCTTCGACACCGTGCTGTCCTGGAACGAGGTCATCGCTCCCTTCCATCCGGGCGGCTGGTCGCCGCGTGCCGACGACCAGCCGCTGTGGGAACGCCATCTGCGGCTGCTGTGGGGGCTGGGCGAGGACCGGATCGAGCTTGCCGTCGAGTCCATACAGGTCGACCCGGCGCTCGCCATCTGCCAGATCTTCGGCGGTACGCCCGTGGACGTGTACGCGGACGGCCTGATGAGCTACGGCCCGACCCGATTCAGGATCGACCCGCTGGTCGGCACCAGGGTTCGGCGTCTGCTCCACCTCGACCTGGTGCCGGGTCTGAAGCCGCTGCTGCTGACCGAGTTCGGTGTCGAGCCGGAGCTCGTGCCCACGGACGCCTTCCTGAAGGTCCTGGACGAGCTCGGTGGCACCGCTGGGGCCGCCGCCGCGACGCCCGGCACCGAGGGAGCCGCGCTGCTGCTGGGCCAGTACCTGTCCGCCCTCGGCATCCTCACTGCCGAGGAGGAGGAAGACCTCCACCTGCAGATGCTGCGGGGTGTGGTGCGTTTGGGCCACCGACGCGTGGTGTTCAAACCCCATCCGTCCGCACCGGTGCTCTGGTCCCAGGCCCTGGAGCGGGAGGCGCGGCACCTGGGCGCCGAGCTGACGGTGCTCGACACCCCCGTGCTCGCCGAGGTCCTCTACCGTCGGATGAGTCCCGAGCTGGTCGTCGGTTGCTTCTCCACCGCGCTCCTCACCGCGTCCGCGCTGTACGGACTGCCGGTCGCGCGTACCGGCACCGGCACCCTGCTGGAGCGCCTGGCCCCGTACGAGAACAGCAACCGGGTGCCCGTGACGATCGTCGACGCGCTGCTGCCCGACCTGGCGGACGGCCCAGCGGTCGCCCAGCGGCGCCGGGGCATGGACGTCGCAGAGCTGACCGATCTCGTGCGGACGGTCGGCTACGCCATGCAGGCGAAGCTGTATCCGGGCCTGCGCCCCACCGCGGAGAAGTTCCTGTCGACCCGCCTCGACTCGCATACCTGGCGCTATTTCAAACGGCGGCGCATCGCCTCACTCGCGCTCCCTGGGGTCGTGCCGAGCCAGTTGGCGTTCATCCCGCGCAACGCGACGGTGCGCCGGGTGGCGCGCCGGGCCCGTCACTTCAAGCGGGTTGTAGGCCGTTGA
- a CDS encoding glycosyltransferase family 2 protein, translating into MVKLSVIVPFFNVRQYAPDALRSLRANVRDDVEFVLVDDCSTDGTGDLLDRAERELPGAVLVRRTENGVSAARNTGIDAARGEYLTFMDGDDFAAPGYFGLLLDAVESLGCDFVRTDHVRFTGSRRTVHRVPFGPRDTVVSPRDVILPADRSTPVDYPYSWAGAYRRRLVDEGLLHFPEDLRTAEDRPWIWRLHRKAESFAVPDLCGIFYRRGVTSSLTQIGDTRQLDFIPSFDRVLAETAEDPDAGIFLPKAVRTYCAIISHHLVTIDKFEPQVARRLRSLSAAALRRMPQDLLNDTLDSMDLARATQLRRLRRRPSPSGETAA; encoded by the coding sequence GTGGTCAAGCTCTCCGTAATCGTGCCGTTTTTCAACGTACGGCAATACGCTCCAGACGCCCTGAGATCGCTGCGCGCGAACGTCCGCGACGACGTCGAGTTCGTCCTGGTCGACGACTGCTCGACGGACGGCACCGGAGACCTGCTCGACCGGGCCGAGCGCGAGCTGCCCGGCGCCGTCCTGGTCCGGCGTACCGAGAACGGCGTGTCCGCCGCCCGCAACACCGGGATCGACGCGGCGCGGGGTGAGTACCTGACCTTCATGGACGGGGACGACTTCGCGGCACCCGGCTACTTCGGCCTGCTGCTCGATGCCGTCGAATCCCTGGGCTGCGACTTCGTCCGTACCGACCACGTACGGTTCACCGGCAGCCGGCGGACGGTGCACCGGGTGCCGTTCGGCCCGCGCGACACCGTCGTGTCACCCCGCGACGTGATCCTGCCGGCGGATCGTTCCACCCCGGTCGACTACCCGTACTCCTGGGCCGGCGCATATCGTCGCAGGCTGGTCGACGAAGGTCTGCTGCACTTCCCGGAGGACCTGCGAACCGCCGAGGACCGGCCGTGGATCTGGCGACTGCACCGGAAGGCCGAGTCGTTCGCGGTCCCCGACCTCTGCGGCATCTTCTACCGCAGGGGCGTCACCTCCTCGCTCACCCAGATCGGTGACACCCGGCAGCTGGACTTCATCCCCTCGTTCGACCGGGTGCTCGCGGAGACCGCCGAGGACCCCGACGCCGGCATCTTCCTGCCCAAGGCAGTGCGCACGTACTGCGCGATCATCTCCCACCACCTGGTGACCATCGACAAGTTCGAGCCGCAGGTCGCCCGCAGGCTCCGCTCCCTGAGCGCCGCAGCCCTGCGGCGGATGCCACAGGACCTGCTCAACGACACGCTGGATTCCATGGACCTGGCCCGCGCCACCCAGCTGCGCCGACTGCGGCGCAGGCCCTCGCCCTCTGGGGAGACCGCCGCATGA
- a CDS encoding DUF6716 putative glycosyltransferase codes for MPASATKTLRVAVLADSDTRWKWGALTANRMTPDDTEISLDGYLLRGRATPTPRQLREVGVTADTLREVTAVEFLRAMGDATGEDTYDVLVLALVGGGVQAMLHGLGRVWQDRAERPVVVTGYVGVVYEKLADGLLLRHGADVVLANSRQDADRFRAVYEGVGADASAVTEVALPFLGGAAYAGEPGAGERPCTVVFAAQPSVPDNRKDRTYLLDRLIRHARRHPEREVVLKLRSKPGEHTTHIEELPYQKLVQRADPPPNFRLMYGHMGEVLDRTDLLVTVSSTAALESLHRRIPTAVLTDLGVREALGNHHFVGSGCLASWDQLDEGHRPVPDAEWVARQGVAADGGAYERAFDRARERIAALRARPGGLPPLAPYYTTVTAPGYLPGILARHHLAPDGTPLPGAPAADKAPGPVRQVVRRAARGAYRHGVQRVAPVIRRMGEL; via the coding sequence GTGCCAGCAAGTGCAACGAAGACCCTGCGAGTAGCCGTCCTGGCGGACTCCGACACTCGGTGGAAATGGGGCGCGCTCACCGCGAACCGAATGACACCGGACGACACGGAGATCAGCCTCGACGGCTACCTGCTGCGGGGCCGAGCCACCCCCACCCCCCGCCAGCTGAGGGAAGTCGGCGTCACCGCGGACACGCTCCGCGAGGTGACCGCCGTCGAGTTCCTGCGCGCCATGGGCGACGCGACCGGCGAGGACACCTACGACGTCCTCGTCCTCGCCCTGGTCGGCGGCGGCGTCCAGGCGATGCTGCACGGCCTGGGACGGGTCTGGCAGGACCGCGCCGAGCGGCCCGTGGTCGTCACCGGCTACGTCGGCGTCGTCTACGAGAAGCTCGCCGACGGCCTGCTGCTGCGCCACGGAGCCGACGTCGTCCTCGCCAACTCCCGCCAGGACGCCGACCGTTTCCGTGCCGTGTACGAGGGGGTCGGCGCCGACGCCTCCGCGGTGACCGAGGTCGCCCTGCCCTTCCTGGGCGGAGCCGCCTACGCCGGGGAGCCGGGGGCCGGCGAACGTCCCTGCACGGTCGTCTTCGCCGCCCAGCCCTCCGTGCCGGACAACCGCAAGGACCGTACGTACCTCCTCGACCGGCTGATCCGGCACGCCCGCCGCCACCCCGAGCGGGAAGTCGTGCTCAAGCTGCGCTCCAAGCCCGGCGAGCACACCACCCACATCGAGGAGCTGCCGTACCAGAAGCTGGTGCAGCGGGCCGACCCCCCGCCCAACTTCCGCCTGATGTACGGCCACATGGGCGAGGTCCTCGACCGCACCGACCTCCTCGTCACCGTCAGCTCCACGGCGGCCCTGGAGTCCCTGCACCGCCGCATCCCCACGGCCGTACTGACCGACCTCGGGGTGCGCGAGGCACTCGGCAACCACCACTTCGTCGGCTCCGGGTGCCTCGCCTCCTGGGACCAGCTCGACGAGGGGCACCGCCCGGTGCCCGACGCCGAGTGGGTCGCCCGGCAGGGTGTGGCGGCCGACGGCGGCGCCTACGAGAGGGCCTTCGACCGGGCCAGGGAGCGCATCGCCGCCCTGCGCGCCCGACCCGGCGGCCTGCCCCCGCTCGCCCCGTACTACACGACCGTCACCGCCCCCGGATACCTCCCCGGCATCCTCGCCCGCCACCACCTCGCCCCCGACGGCACCCCGCTGCCGGGCGCCCCCGCCGCCGACAAGGCACCCGGCCCGGTGCGCCAGGTCGTCCGCCGGGCCGCCCGCGGGGCCTACCGCCACGGCGTCCAGCGCGTGGCCCCGGTGATCCGGCGGATGGGGGAGCTGTGA
- a CDS encoding N-acylneuraminate cytidylyltransferase — MSQPEAGRGAEVRRVLAVIPARGGSKGVPAKNLAPVGGVPLVARAVRECRAARLVTDVVVSTDDRSIAAAAREAGAEVVLRPAAIAGDTATSEAAVLHAMDAHEALHGAAVDVVLLVQCTSPFIVREDIDGVAGAVAENGADTAVTVVPFHGFVWRDGDDEERPAEGGHGVNHDKSHRPRRQDRPQDLLETGAAYAMAADGFREHRHRFFGRTELVRTDPARVLEIDDPHDLARARALAPLFDAARPGALAVEPPTHLPAAEDIDAVVLDFDGTQTDDRVLIDSDGREFVSVHRGDGLGIAALRRSGLTMLVLSTEQNPVVAARARKLKLPVLHGIDRKDLALKQWCEEQGIAPERVLYVGNDVNDLPCFALVGWPVAVASAHDAVRGAARAVTTLPGGDGAIREIATWILGPALDVPDFPDVPDSLESPTITQPR, encoded by the coding sequence ATGTCCCAACCGGAAGCGGGCCGGGGCGCCGAGGTGCGCCGTGTGCTCGCGGTGATCCCCGCGCGCGGCGGCTCCAAGGGCGTGCCCGCGAAGAACCTCGCCCCCGTCGGCGGCGTGCCCCTGGTGGCCCGCGCGGTGCGCGAGTGCCGGGCCGCCCGTCTCGTGACGGACGTCGTGGTCTCCACCGACGACCGGTCCATCGCCGCCGCGGCCCGCGAGGCCGGTGCCGAGGTCGTGCTGCGGCCCGCCGCCATCGCCGGGGACACCGCCACCTCCGAGGCCGCCGTCCTGCACGCCATGGACGCCCACGAGGCCCTGCACGGCGCCGCCGTCGACGTGGTGCTGCTCGTGCAGTGCACCAGCCCCTTCATCGTCCGCGAGGACATCGACGGGGTGGCCGGCGCGGTCGCCGAGAACGGCGCGGACACCGCGGTGACCGTCGTCCCGTTCCACGGCTTCGTCTGGCGCGACGGCGACGACGAGGAGCGCCCGGCGGAGGGCGGCCACGGCGTCAACCACGACAAGTCCCACCGCCCCCGCCGCCAGGACCGCCCCCAGGACCTGCTGGAGACCGGCGCCGCCTACGCCATGGCCGCCGACGGCTTCCGCGAGCACCGGCACCGCTTCTTCGGCCGCACCGAACTGGTCCGCACCGACCCGGCCCGCGTCCTGGAGATCGACGACCCGCACGACCTGGCCCGCGCCCGCGCGCTCGCGCCCCTCTTCGACGCCGCCCGGCCCGGCGCCCTCGCTGTGGAGCCTCCCACCCACCTCCCCGCAGCCGAAGACATCGACGCGGTGGTCCTCGACTTCGACGGCACCCAGACCGACGACCGGGTGCTGATCGACTCCGACGGACGGGAGTTCGTCTCCGTGCACCGCGGCGACGGACTCGGCATCGCCGCCCTGCGCCGCAGCGGCCTGACGATGCTCGTCCTGTCCACGGAACAGAACCCGGTCGTCGCCGCCCGCGCACGCAAGCTCAAGCTGCCCGTGCTGCACGGCATCGACCGCAAGGACCTCGCCCTCAAACAGTGGTGCGAGGAGCAGGGCATCGCGCCCGAACGCGTGCTCTACGTCGGCAACGACGTCAACGACCTCCCGTGCTTCGCCCTCGTCGGCTGGCCCGTGGCGGTCGCGAGCGCCCACGACGCCGTACGCGGCGCGGCCCGCGCGGTCACCACCCTCCCCGGCGGTGACGGCGCCATCCGGGAGATCGCGACCTGGATCCTCGGCCCCGCACTCGACGTACCCGACTTCCCCGACGTACCCGACTCCCTCGAATCCCCCACGATCACCCAGCCCAGGTAA
- a CDS encoding N-acetylneuraminate synthase family protein, which yields MSTNSRIRTFGTREAGPGRPVYVTGEIGINHNGELENAFKLIDAAAEAGCDAVKFQKRTPEICTPRDQWDIERDTPWGRMTYIDYRHRVEFGEDEYRQIDEYCKTKNIDWFASPWDTEAVAFLEKFDVPAHKVASASLTDDELLRALRATGRTVILSTGMSTPKQIRHAVEVLGSDNILMCHATSTYPAQAEELNLRVINTLQQEYPNVPIGYSGHETGLQTTLAAVALGAVFVERHITLDRAMWGSDQAASVEPQGLTRLVRDIRTIEASLGDGVKKVYDSELGPMKKLRRVPGVVAEAEIADAAGEPVTV from the coding sequence ATGAGCACCAACTCCCGCATCCGCACCTTCGGCACCCGCGAGGCCGGTCCCGGCCGCCCCGTCTACGTCACCGGCGAGATCGGCATCAACCACAACGGTGAGCTGGAGAACGCGTTCAAGCTGATCGACGCCGCCGCCGAGGCCGGCTGCGACGCCGTCAAGTTCCAGAAGCGCACCCCGGAGATCTGCACCCCGCGCGACCAGTGGGACATCGAGCGCGACACCCCGTGGGGCCGTATGACGTACATCGACTACCGCCACCGCGTGGAGTTCGGCGAGGACGAGTACCGGCAGATCGACGAATACTGCAAGACCAAGAACATCGACTGGTTCGCCTCCCCGTGGGACACCGAGGCCGTCGCCTTCCTGGAGAAGTTCGACGTCCCCGCCCACAAGGTCGCCTCCGCCTCGCTCACCGACGACGAGCTGCTGCGCGCCCTGCGCGCCACCGGCCGCACGGTCATCCTCTCGACCGGCATGTCCACCCCGAAGCAGATCCGCCACGCGGTCGAGGTCCTCGGCTCCGACAACATCCTCATGTGCCACGCCACGTCGACCTACCCGGCGCAGGCCGAGGAGCTGAACCTCCGCGTCATCAACACCCTCCAGCAGGAGTACCCGAACGTGCCGATCGGCTACTCCGGCCACGAGACCGGCCTGCAGACCACCCTCGCCGCCGTCGCCCTCGGCGCCGTCTTCGTCGAGCGCCACATCACCCTCGACCGCGCCATGTGGGGCTCCGACCAGGCCGCCTCGGTCGAGCCGCAGGGCCTGACCCGCCTGGTGCGCGACATCCGCACCATCGAGGCCTCCCTCGGCGACGGCGTCAAGAAGGTCTACGACTCCGAGCTGGGCCCGATGAAGAAGCTGCGCCGCGTCCCCGGCGTCGTCGCCGAGGCGGAGATCGCCGACGCCGCGGGCGAGCCCGTCACCGTCTGA
- a CDS encoding M20 family metallopeptidase: protein MSLSRETEADPSGEAVLPGTLPEALRAELVAFRRDLHMHPELGNQEFRTTAAIKERLERAGLKPRVLPVGTGLVCDIGTSTDSGQWAGGPRMLALRADIDALPIPDTKSECEYRSRVPDRAHACGHDVHTTVVLGTGLVLAALHEQGLLPRPVRLVFQPAEEVLPGGAADAIEGGALDGVRRILAVHCDPRVDAGRIGLRVGPITSACDRLEISLDGPGGHTARPHLTTDLVTAAARVVTDVPPLVARRVDSRSGLALTWGRIESGHAPNVIPQHAELAGTVRCLDLDAWRQAPDLVVGAIDEIANLYRAKSEITYVRGVPPVVNEVTSTELLQAAMVARRGTDSVEPTEQSLGGEDFSWYLEHVPGAMARLGVRPPGERVIRDLHQGDFDVDEAAITVGVEMFTAAALIDAVQ, encoded by the coding sequence ATGTCCCTGTCCCGAGAGACCGAGGCCGACCCGTCCGGCGAAGCGGTGCTTCCCGGCACCCTGCCGGAGGCGCTCCGCGCGGAGCTCGTCGCCTTCCGCCGCGACCTGCACATGCACCCCGAGCTGGGCAACCAGGAGTTCCGCACCACCGCCGCGATCAAGGAACGGCTGGAGCGGGCCGGCCTCAAGCCGCGGGTACTCCCCGTCGGGACCGGGCTCGTCTGCGACATCGGCACCAGCACCGACTCGGGACAGTGGGCCGGCGGCCCCCGCATGCTCGCCCTGCGGGCCGACATCGACGCGCTGCCCATCCCGGACACCAAGAGCGAGTGCGAGTACCGCTCGCGCGTCCCCGACCGCGCCCACGCCTGCGGACACGACGTGCACACCACCGTCGTCCTCGGCACCGGCCTCGTCCTGGCCGCCCTGCACGAGCAGGGCCTGCTGCCCCGGCCCGTGCGGCTGGTCTTCCAGCCGGCCGAGGAGGTGCTGCCCGGCGGCGCCGCCGACGCCATCGAGGGCGGCGCGCTCGACGGGGTGCGCCGCATCCTGGCCGTGCACTGCGACCCCCGGGTGGACGCCGGGCGGATCGGCCTCCGGGTCGGCCCCATCACCTCCGCCTGCGACCGGCTGGAGATCTCCCTCGACGGTCCCGGCGGACACACCGCCCGCCCGCACCTCACCACCGACCTGGTCACCGCGGCCGCCCGCGTCGTCACCGACGTGCCGCCGCTCGTCGCCCGGCGCGTGGACAGCCGCAGCGGCCTCGCCCTGACCTGGGGGCGGATCGAGTCCGGGCACGCGCCGAACGTCATCCCGCAGCACGCCGAACTCGCCGGCACCGTGCGCTGCCTCGACCTCGACGCCTGGCGGCAGGCCCCCGACCTGGTGGTCGGCGCCATCGACGAGATCGCCAACCTCTACCGCGCCAAGTCCGAGATCACCTACGTCCGCGGTGTGCCCCCGGTCGTCAACGAGGTCACCAGCACCGAACTGCTCCAGGCCGCCATGGTCGCCCGGCGCGGCACGGACTCCGTCGAGCCCACCGAGCAGAGCCTCGGCGGCGAGGACTTCTCCTGGTACCTGGAGCACGTGCCCGGCGCCATGGCCCGCCTCGGCGTCCGCCCGCCCGGCGAGCGCGTGATCCGCGACCTCCACCAGGGCGACTTCGACGTGGACGAGGCGGCCATCACCGTCGGCGTGGAGATGTTCACCGCGGCGGCGCTGATCGACGCCGTGCAGTGA
- a CDS encoding BMP family lipoprotein has product MRRISRLTRAAVGVASLALAATACGGTSSESNSGDEGGKDDKGLAIAYDIGGEGDQSFNDAAHAGLQRAEKEFGYKTAAIEPNDGETNADKEQRLSSLAKQGYNPVIGVGFAYAPAMKTVAEKYPDTSFGIVDSVVEGKNVASLVFAENEASYLAGVAAAKATKTNVVGFVGGVDVPLIHKFEAGYEQGVKDTDPKVKVVSQYLTQTAEEGGFSSPDKGRAAAEGQIEKKADVVYQAAGLSGQGVIEAAAKAKVWAIGVDSDQYKQDPLAAYKDFILTSALKDIDGAVYALAKSVEDGKPLTGVQAFDLKSNGVGLSDANPKYAEVPGLTEAVAKAKEGIISGSIEVKTE; this is encoded by the coding sequence ATGCGTCGGATATCGAGACTGACCCGCGCCGCGGTGGGGGTCGCGTCGCTCGCACTCGCCGCCACGGCCTGCGGCGGCACCAGCAGCGAAAGCAACAGCGGTGACGAGGGCGGCAAGGACGACAAGGGCCTCGCCATCGCGTACGACATCGGCGGCGAGGGCGACCAGTCCTTCAACGACGCCGCCCACGCGGGCCTGCAGAGGGCGGAGAAGGAGTTCGGCTACAAGACCGCCGCCATCGAGCCCAACGACGGCGAGACCAACGCCGACAAGGAGCAGCGGCTCTCCTCGCTGGCCAAGCAGGGCTACAACCCCGTCATCGGCGTCGGCTTCGCCTACGCGCCGGCGATGAAGACGGTCGCCGAGAAGTACCCGGACACCAGCTTCGGCATCGTGGACTCCGTGGTCGAGGGCAAGAACGTCGCCTCCCTCGTCTTCGCCGAGAACGAGGCCTCCTACCTCGCCGGCGTCGCCGCGGCCAAGGCCACCAAGACCAACGTCGTCGGATTCGTGGGCGGTGTCGACGTCCCGCTGATCCACAAGTTCGAGGCCGGCTACGAGCAGGGCGTCAAGGACACCGACCCCAAGGTCAAGGTCGTCTCGCAGTACCTGACGCAGACCGCGGAGGAGGGCGGCTTCTCCAGTCCCGACAAGGGCCGCGCCGCCGCCGAGGGCCAGATCGAGAAGAAGGCCGACGTCGTCTACCAGGCCGCCGGCCTCTCCGGCCAGGGCGTGATCGAGGCCGCGGCGAAGGCGAAGGTCTGGGCGATCGGCGTCGACTCCGACCAGTACAAGCAGGACCCCCTCGCGGCGTACAAGGACTTCATCCTGACCTCCGCGCTCAAGGACATCGACGGCGCGGTGTACGCGCTGGCGAAGTCGGTCGAGGACGGCAAGCCGCTGACCGGCGTCCAGGCCTTCGACCTGAAGTCGAACGGTGTGGGCCTGTCCGACGCCAACCCGAAGTACGCCGAGGTGCCGGGCCTGACGGAGGCCGTGGCGAAGGCCAAGGAAGGCATCATCTCCGGCTCCATCGAGGTGAAGACGGAGTAG
- a CDS encoding BMP family lipoprotein — protein sequence MRRISRITVAGAATASLALALTACGGTSTSSGSSESKGDKGLAIAYDVGGEGDQSFNDAAHAGLMKAEKEFGYKTAAIEPNDGETNADKEQRLSSLAKQGYNPVIGVGYAYAAALKSTAEKYPDTTFGIVDDATIEADNVADLVFNEEQASYLAGVAAAKTTKTNTVGFVGGVDIPLIHKFQAGYEQGVKDTDPKVKVISQYLTQTAEEGGFSSPDKGETAAEGQIEKKADVVFAAAGLSGQGVIEAAAANKVWAIGVDSDQYKQDALAEYKEWILTSATKDVAKAVYNLAKSVEDGKPETGIVRGDLKSGEVGLSNSNPKFADNAELQEAIKTAKEKIVSGEIKVKSS from the coding sequence ATGCGCCGGATTTCCCGGATCACGGTCGCAGGCGCAGCGACCGCCTCCCTGGCCCTCGCCCTGACCGCCTGCGGTGGCACCTCGACCTCCTCCGGGTCGTCGGAGTCCAAGGGCGACAAGGGTCTCGCCATCGCCTACGACGTCGGCGGCGAGGGCGACCAGTCCTTCAACGACGCCGCCCACGCGGGCCTCATGAAGGCGGAGAAGGAGTTCGGCTACAAGACCGCCGCCATCGAGCCCAACGACGGCGAGACCAACGCCGACAAGGAGCAGCGGCTCTCCTCGCTGGCCAAGCAGGGCTACAACCCCGTCATCGGCGTCGGCTACGCGTACGCCGCCGCGCTGAAGAGCACCGCCGAGAAGTACCCGGACACCACCTTCGGCATCGTGGACGACGCCACGATCGAGGCCGACAACGTGGCCGACCTGGTCTTCAACGAGGAGCAGGCCTCCTACCTCGCCGGTGTCGCCGCCGCCAAGACCACCAAGACCAACACGGTCGGCTTCGTGGGCGGTGTGGACATCCCGCTGATCCACAAGTTCCAGGCCGGCTACGAGCAGGGCGTCAAGGACACCGACCCCAAGGTCAAGGTCATCTCGCAGTACCTGACGCAGACCGCGGAGGAGGGCGGCTTCTCCAGCCCCGACAAGGGCGAGACCGCCGCCGAGGGCCAGATCGAGAAGAAGGCCGACGTCGTGTTCGCGGCGGCCGGTCTCTCCGGCCAGGGCGTGATCGAGGCCGCCGCCGCCAACAAGGTGTGGGCGATCGGTGTCGACTCCGACCAGTACAAGCAGGACGCCCTCGCGGAGTACAAGGAGTGGATCCTGACTTCGGCCACCAAGGACGTCGCCAAGGCGGTCTACAACCTCGCGAAGTCGGTCGAGGACGGCAAGCCCGAGACCGGTATCGTTCGGGGCGATCTGAAGTCCGGCGAGGTCGGCCTCTCGAACTCCAACCCGAAGTTCGCGGACAACGCCGAACTCCAGGAAGCCATCAAGACGGCCAAGGAGAAGATCGTCAGCGGCGAGATCAAGGTCAAGAGCAGCTGA